The following DNA comes from Rosa rugosa chromosome 5, drRosRugo1.1, whole genome shotgun sequence.
CAAAGAGGCAATTATGATCATTCAAAATCATTGACGGATAAAGATCATAAAATTATGGAAGTTTGATAAAATGTAGCGACGGAATATATCAGGGGAGTGTGGCCTCTAACTTTCAACTAACACTTGTATCACTTTTGTGTTGCTGCTTCATCTGGGGTTTTAGTAGTCATCTGATCTACTGCATGCACTGTGTTTTGAAGCTCCTCCCATATGGCTTTGTACACCATCCTCTGCCTATTCACAGCAGATTGGCCCTCAAAAGATGAAGAGACAACATCAATGCTGACATGCCGACCATCCCCGTTAGCATCTTTAACAATAACAGATTCTGCATTCAGCTGTTCCTTGATCTTGTTCTCCATGGACTGCATGAGAGGCGAGCCAATGTAGCCAGCATCATTGACGTGGGAAGCTCGAGTAGTGAACCTCCTCCCACCACCAAACACCAGTCTCCTTGAGTTTCTGTGTTTGTTGGCGGTTGCTCTATCATTTAACAATTTCATGCTCTGAGTCTCACACACTAACCAATTATTCCTTGGTTCAGCAAATAAGGTTGGTAGAGCTCGACTTAGTGCAGAGGCTGCTGATGGCAGAGCTCGACTTAGCGTGGAGGCTGACACATACGGACGCACCATCACCATCCCAGCCACCATTCTTCACTTTTTCTACCACTGCCCCCATATGATAGTTAAGCTTTTGTCTGACAAGCACAAAGTTGTACAATACATATGTAGAAAAATTTCTTTCCGAGTTGAAAAGGCATTGACACACATGGATATATATAGGACTATTGGTTGTTGGTTCAATCATCTTAAATCTCTTTTATTTGCTTCATTTATTATGCATTGAAAGATTTCTTTATTGCTCCTTTCCTAACAAAACTCAAAGCTAAGTCAATTCAGTCTGGGGCGTTTAAAACTCGTAAAACAAAACTTAAGCCCAAAGACTCATACATTCAGACCCAACGTCTTCCGAAAACAgaagcaaaaacaaacaaaagcttCTCACAACAGACCATCAACATTAACCCAACTCAAGGGTCGGTGGGTTCCTTCAATTCTACATCATCTCTATGCAAGTTGCGGTTGATTATAACACAAATAATGAAGCTTTACCATATACCTAGCCAATAACCCTACATTATATTTGATGCAAAACCAATAGCCAAAACAATAttacaaatatatattttcaCTCCTAGTTTGAAACGAAGGTCGTTTATGCAATTTTATAAATTAGAGTCTATCTTGTTCAATTCAGCACCCAACAAGGCAACAAGACTTGAGAATTCAGAATTCAACTCCCTCTCAGTGTCTGCTCTATTTCAAGTCTCTCAGGCCTGAAATTTACCTAatttcaatttaaaaaaaaaaaaaataaataaatacagtTTGTGCAAAACCATGTTACAAATATGACCTCCAGGACTTTGTAATCTACCATCCAAATACAGCATCATACTCTCCCTTCAACAAATGAAACAGAACTCGAATCACTCATTCATGCCACCCAATAATGACTCTGGaaactcaacaaaaaaaaaaaaaaaaaaaaaaaaaatctagcagCATCAAACTCGTATTCAGCAAGAACGAAAGCAAAGACAAATACTCACTTCTCACTGTTTTCTTATATTTTGGTAAATTAATCTTTGATGGCAATACATACGTTAGAATCCAATACAATAAATTCGAA
Coding sequences within:
- the LOC133710906 gene encoding protein BOLA4, chloroplastic/mitochondrial, translated to MVAGMVMVRPYVSASTLSRALPSAASALSRALPTLFAEPRNNWLVCETQSMKLLNDRATANKHRNSRRLVFGGGRRFTTRASHVNDAGYIGSPLMQSMENKIKEQLNAESVIVKDANGDGRHVSIDVVSSSFEGQSAVNRQRMVYKAIWEELQNTVHAVDQMTTKTPDEAATQK